Proteins encoded within one genomic window of Mesobacillus subterraneus:
- a CDS encoding DUF4179 domain-containing protein, giving the protein MKKIEEVLNEEKRRLADMAPPPDFEARMRSALDAKPSIKQKRRNPYVIMAAVGVLCFMLIGYNYNALAFYGKKIFGYEEIMTGTMKDLNDKGMGQIIDKKTTLSDGTELIIDGIMTDPNQLVMYYTLFNPQGLEDSLDYAFIGDEITGFLTNAHSGGSMSKVNDAGTEIKGTMYFDPVSPFSKKLTLHFWQGEEHREGSITFPYDPNKAMQTQIKQSIKETVKVDKGSVTFKTITATPTLTVIEGKMDVDNFNRLHFGFEGVKLMANGQSIDNMGYGVQSTFNGSKFDLRFDGLPEELHSLELVFNEFVGYQKLSEQIPLGNNTHHDLEGKDLWIKSVVPTERGIEITIETDWNLLLDGVSIQSGDKVTPLKTTIGQRLDRNTDKFTSERTMVFDTKSMPEDLLIEGFHYVKNYNHKIEIPVD; this is encoded by the coding sequence TTGAAAAAGATAGAGGAAGTGTTGAATGAGGAGAAGAGGCGCTTAGCTGACATGGCACCTCCGCCAGATTTCGAAGCGAGAATGCGCAGCGCCCTTGATGCAAAGCCTTCAATCAAGCAGAAGCGAAGGAATCCCTACGTGATCATGGCTGCTGTTGGCGTTTTGTGCTTTATGCTGATTGGCTATAATTACAATGCCTTAGCCTTTTATGGGAAAAAAATCTTTGGTTATGAGGAAATTATGACTGGAACAATGAAGGACTTGAATGATAAAGGCATGGGGCAAATCATTGATAAAAAAACGACATTGAGTGATGGAACAGAGCTGATCATTGACGGGATCATGACCGATCCGAATCAATTGGTTATGTACTATACACTCTTCAATCCTCAGGGTCTTGAGGATTCACTGGACTACGCCTTTATTGGTGATGAAATAACAGGTTTTCTTACCAATGCCCATAGTGGAGGCAGCATGTCAAAGGTGAATGATGCCGGCACAGAAATTAAAGGGACGATGTATTTTGATCCAGTCAGTCCATTTTCGAAGAAACTGACTTTGCATTTTTGGCAAGGGGAAGAACATCGGGAAGGGAGCATCACTTTTCCTTATGATCCAAACAAAGCCATGCAGACACAGATAAAACAGTCTATTAAAGAGACGGTAAAGGTCGATAAAGGTTCAGTTACTTTCAAAACGATTACAGCGACCCCAACTTTAACAGTGATCGAAGGGAAAATGGACGTGGATAATTTTAATCGACTCCATTTTGGCTTTGAAGGGGTCAAGTTAATGGCAAATGGTCAATCCATCGACAATATGGGTTATGGTGTACAGAGCACGTTTAATGGAAGCAAGTTCGATTTGCGTTTCGATGGTCTGCCTGAAGAGCTGCATTCTCTAGAATTGGTTTTTAACGAGTTTGTTGGATACCAGAAACTATCGGAACAGATCCCACTTGGTAACAATACGCACCATGATCTTGAAGGAAAAGATCTTTGGATTAAAAGCGTCGTTCCTACTGAGCGTGGAATTGAAATCACGATTGAAACAGACTGGAACCTACTGCTTGACGGCGTTTCTATTCAAAGTGGGGACAAAGTGACTCCTTTAAAAACAACGATTGGCCAGAGATTGGACAGAAATACAGATAAATTCACCAGTGAGCGGACGATGGTCTTTGATACGAAGTCCATGCCAGAGGATCTGCTCATCGAAGGGTTCCATTATGTGAAAAACTACAATCATAAGATTGAGATTCCGGTTGATTAG
- a CDS encoding RNA polymerase sigma factor, with the protein MNVVRLVKKAKRGSKDALLELIMAEKDAMYRLALTYMKNEHDAMDVLEEMIVRLYESIGQLKKEEAFYSWSKTILVNLCKTTLRKQKKVVLIDNWLSSKEEEQVESAESNGQQLEIAEMLSILNANQKEAIQLKYLLDLDYQSIADLTNVPVGTVKSRVFQGLRKMKEHFGGEGIEKDRGSVE; encoded by the coding sequence ATGAATGTTGTCCGGTTGGTGAAAAAGGCCAAAAGAGGCAGTAAGGATGCGTTGCTGGAGTTGATTATGGCGGAGAAGGATGCCATGTACCGGCTTGCTTTAACATATATGAAGAATGAGCATGATGCGATGGATGTGCTGGAGGAGATGATTGTCCGGCTTTATGAAAGCATTGGTCAGCTGAAGAAGGAAGAGGCTTTTTACAGCTGGAGCAAGACCATCCTTGTGAATCTTTGTAAAACAACGCTTCGCAAACAAAAGAAGGTTGTGTTGATCGATAACTGGCTGTCTTCCAAAGAGGAGGAGCAAGTCGAATCCGCTGAATCGAATGGGCAGCAATTAGAGATTGCCGAAATGCTATCGATTTTAAATGCAAATCAAAAAGAAGCGATTCAGTTGAAGTATCTTCTCGACCTTGATTATCAAAGTATTGCGGATTTGACGAATGTTCCGGTGGGGACGGTAAAATCGAGGGTGTTTCAGGGATTAAGGAAAATGAAGGAGCATTTTGGGGGTGAAGGCATTGAAAAAGATAGAGGAAGTGTTGAATGA
- a CDS encoding DUF3231 family protein, producing the protein MDKDKIQLTSSEIGTLWGEYVNGTMIDTVNRYMYTIIEDEAIKAIFEDAISTFERQKNQMKTFLENEGFPVPIGFSEADLIKGAKRLFSDIFCLNYLHIMTLHGLVGHVTALGVSVRKDLRNFYDSCDSDGKRMYHQTIELLLEKGSFQRDPLFYPAKNPELIESKDFTDGIFGKGRSLSATEIISISFNLKKNIMAKTLSIAFSQVAQSKELRKFFSDSEKTADQQIQTFGKIMHEDNLPIPRSWETEVTTATDSPFSDKLMMYHTGFLFQAAQVYHGTGLASAMRTDLITTYETIILKNLMVTKKWFDIMEKNKWLEQPPLAPNRKELANDN; encoded by the coding sequence ATGGACAAGGATAAAATACAACTAACTTCTTCTGAAATAGGAACCTTGTGGGGCGAATATGTAAACGGGACAATGATCGATACAGTGAATCGATATATGTACACAATTATTGAAGATGAAGCCATCAAGGCAATTTTCGAGGATGCCATTTCGACATTCGAACGCCAAAAGAATCAAATGAAAACATTTTTAGAAAATGAAGGGTTTCCAGTTCCTATCGGGTTTAGTGAAGCGGATCTAATTAAAGGTGCAAAAAGATTGTTTTCAGACATTTTTTGTTTGAATTATTTACATATCATGACATTGCATGGATTGGTCGGACACGTGACTGCCTTAGGAGTTTCAGTCAGAAAAGACTTACGGAATTTTTACGATTCATGTGATTCTGATGGTAAAAGAATGTACCACCAGACAATTGAACTTTTACTCGAGAAAGGCAGTTTCCAAAGAGACCCTCTGTTTTACCCTGCCAAGAACCCTGAATTAATTGAGAGCAAGGATTTTACGGACGGGATATTTGGAAAAGGAAGAAGTTTATCTGCCACAGAAATTATCAGTATTTCCTTCAACCTTAAAAAGAATATTATGGCTAAAACTCTATCTATTGCTTTCAGCCAAGTTGCTCAATCAAAAGAACTTCGAAAGTTCTTCTCGGATTCAGAGAAAACAGCTGACCAGCAAATACAAACCTTTGGAAAAATCATGCACGAGGATAACCTGCCAATTCCCCGGTCATGGGAAACAGAAGTCACAACAGCCACGGACTCTCCTTTTTCAGACAAGCTGATGATGTATCACACCGGCTTCTTGTTCCAGGCTGCTCAAGTCTATCACGGTACTGGTTTGGCATCTGCCATGCGGACCGACCTTATCACTACTTATGAAACGATAATCCTGAAAAATTTAATGGTGACAAAGAAATGGTTTGATATTATGGAAAAAAACAAATGGTTAGAACAGCCACCACTGGCTCCCAATCGAAAAGAACTCGCAAACGATAACTGA
- a CDS encoding AI-2E family transporter, which translates to MTKSKLQSWLIQILLILTIIYVSTKISFMFEPIGIFISTVFFPILITGFLYFLLNPVVDFLERKKLPRVLAILIIYVVFGALLVLAIGNLVPAVSKQATELANDLPVFADKTTEYFYDVVQSSEFKSFRDEQREMIDTVQERVIEYANTMPTKLTNGLKGFLGIITNIAIILVTVPFLLFYMFKDGHRFPLAVSKFIPKDYREEGLKILKETGETLAAYIQGQVTVASAVGILAFIGYLIIDLRYALILALIVAFTNIIPYVGPIIGGAPAVLVGLFDSPTKALLVVVVILVAQQIEGNLLSPLILGKTLDTHPATIIIILLAAGNLAGVLGMVLAVPTYAVTKTIVLNLVRFLRARKRATITTDVI; encoded by the coding sequence TTGACTAAATCTAAACTGCAATCTTGGCTGATTCAAATTTTGCTTATATTGACGATCATTTATGTTTCTACAAAGATTTCATTTATGTTTGAGCCGATTGGAATCTTCATCTCAACGGTGTTCTTTCCGATTCTGATTACTGGATTCCTCTATTTCCTGCTGAATCCGGTGGTGGATTTTCTTGAACGAAAGAAACTTCCTCGGGTACTCGCAATATTGATTATTTATGTGGTGTTTGGGGCGCTTCTTGTTTTGGCGATCGGGAATTTGGTTCCGGCGGTTTCCAAGCAGGCGACAGAACTTGCGAATGATTTACCTGTTTTTGCGGACAAAACGACGGAGTATTTTTATGATGTTGTTCAGTCTTCTGAGTTTAAAAGCTTTAGGGATGAACAGCGGGAAATGATTGATACGGTGCAGGAGCGCGTCATTGAGTATGCAAACACGATGCCGACCAAACTGACGAATGGACTCAAAGGGTTTTTAGGTATTATTACCAATATCGCGATCATCCTTGTTACCGTCCCATTTTTATTGTTTTACATGTTCAAGGATGGGCACAGGTTCCCGCTTGCTGTTTCAAAGTTCATCCCGAAAGATTATCGGGAGGAAGGGCTTAAAATCCTGAAAGAAACGGGAGAAACACTGGCTGCATATATCCAGGGGCAGGTTACCGTCGCTTCCGCTGTTGGGATTTTGGCTTTTATCGGGTATCTAATCATTGATTTGCGCTATGCATTGATCCTCGCGCTAATCGTCGCCTTCACAAACATTATCCCGTATGTCGGGCCGATTATTGGCGGCGCGCCTGCAGTGCTGGTTGGTCTCTTTGATTCCCCGACAAAGGCTTTGCTGGTAGTGGTGGTGATCCTGGTGGCGCAGCAAATTGAAGGGAATTTGCTGTCTCCACTAATTCTAGGCAAAACCCTGGACACCCATCCGGCAACGATCATCATTATTTTATTGGCTGCCGGAAATCTGGCCGGCGTACTGGGGATGGTGTTAGCTGTCCCAACCTACGCCGTCACAAAAACAATCGTATTGAACCTGGTCCGATTTTTAAGAGCCAGGAAACGAGCAACGATTACCACAGACGTAATCTGA
- a CDS encoding GNAT family N-acetyltransferase — protein MVQIEFMKNDEVDIVAKFISEINSVEESHIGYCGKDPKEIAYSLREDISDIPCDHCFLTVYEEGRLIGVLGFDADLESNSAEVWGPFVKCDRRDIVNPLWNRMIELLPEEINSISLFPNSKNKQVLQLANDFSFTRHSDQTILNFNRNRTAELDEVPILELKEEYFKEMKQLHDQSFPDTYYNGQQIIARLNEDRKVFIIVKNGHLSGYIYVEAQPEYGEASIEFFAVEESERGKGIGRELLTVALKWLFTIESIESITLCVNSSNQNAINLYKKVGFQHVHDLCFFTKSL, from the coding sequence ATGGTGCAAATTGAATTTATGAAAAATGATGAAGTCGATATTGTTGCTAAGTTCATTTCGGAAATTAATAGTGTTGAAGAATCGCATATTGGTTATTGTGGCAAGGATCCTAAGGAGATTGCTTATTCATTAAGGGAGGATATTTCGGATATCCCCTGTGATCACTGCTTCTTGACTGTCTATGAGGAAGGTAGACTTATTGGTGTATTAGGTTTTGATGCAGATCTAGAAAGCAATAGTGCGGAAGTTTGGGGTCCATTTGTTAAGTGTGATAGGCGGGATATTGTTAATCCCCTTTGGAATAGAATGATTGAATTACTTCCCGAAGAAATAAACTCGATTAGTTTATTTCCTAATAGCAAAAACAAACAAGTCCTTCAACTTGCTAACGACTTTTCATTTACCAGACATAGTGACCAAACCATATTGAATTTCAACCGAAATAGAACGGCTGAATTAGATGAGGTCCCTATTTTAGAATTAAAGGAAGAGTATTTTAAAGAAATGAAACAGCTGCATGATCAATCTTTTCCTGATACTTATTACAATGGGCAACAAATTATTGCCCGACTGAATGAGGATAGGAAGGTTTTTATAATTGTTAAAAACGGTCATCTAAGCGGCTATATTTATGTTGAAGCTCAACCTGAATATGGAGAAGCGAGTATTGAGTTTTTTGCTGTTGAGGAAAGTGAGAGAGGAAAGGGAATAGGACGCGAGCTATTAACTGTTGCACTAAAATGGCTTTTTACGATTGAGAGTATCGAATCGATTACGCTTTGTGTTAATTCAAGTAATCAGAATGCTATAAATCTGTATAAGAAAGTTGGATTTCAACATGTACATGATTTATGTTTTTTTACAAAAAGCTTATAA
- a CDS encoding YdeI/OmpD-associated family protein: protein MTIINKLNLTKYRNLAVLNQPDDYRLFDGYQEEIYGDHDAIFIFVESIEEMTEHTNRIISGHHLQEKGYVFFAYPKKGNKRYNTYVHRDEIFPALKVGEDGYVEKSDIKFSRMVSMDDVFTVVGLKREKKPAKKSSAASQCVADYESHVLDVEKLLADHPNELNFYKELTPGYQKDWARYIFSAKQQVTREKRQAQMIEILSQGYKSFDLFRQKKK, encoded by the coding sequence ATGACAATCATAAATAAATTAAATCTGACTAAATATAGGAATTTGGCTGTACTCAACCAACCGGATGATTATAGGCTTTTCGATGGTTATCAGGAGGAAATTTATGGAGACCATGACGCGATTTTCATTTTTGTTGAAAGTATTGAAGAAATGACGGAACACACAAATCGCATCATTAGTGGGCACCATTTGCAAGAAAAAGGGTATGTATTTTTTGCTTACCCGAAAAAAGGCAACAAACGATATAATACCTATGTTCATAGAGATGAGATCTTCCCTGCGTTGAAGGTTGGCGAAGACGGATATGTAGAAAAAAGTGATATCAAATTTTCAAGAATGGTCAGTATGGATGATGTGTTTACTGTCGTCGGATTAAAGCGTGAAAAAAAGCCAGCCAAAAAGTCTTCAGCTGCAAGTCAATGTGTGGCTGATTATGAGTCCCATGTTCTTGATGTTGAAAAACTACTTGCGGATCATCCAAATGAACTCAATTTTTATAAAGAGCTGACACCAGGCTATCAAAAAGATTGGGCACGGTATATTTTTTCAGCCAAACAGCAAGTAACGCGTGAAAAACGTCAGGCACAAATGATCGAAATCTTATCACAGGGGTATAAATCGTTTGATCTCTTTCGCCAGAAAAAGAAATAG
- a CDS encoding YceI family protein, whose translation MAKFAVDQAHSAVGFEVKHMMVSKVKGQFGSYTADVEAADLTDLTTASIAFKIDVASIDTRNEDRENHLKSADFFDVENYPTIDFKSTSITRDGDDYKVTGDLTIKDVTKPVTFDVEYGGKGTNPWGVEVYGFEAEAKVNREEFGLTWNATLETGGVLVGKDIKIKVELEVNPAA comes from the coding sequence ATGGCTAAATTTGCAGTAGACCAGGCGCACTCAGCAGTAGGATTTGAAGTGAAACACATGATGGTTTCAAAGGTAAAGGGACAATTTGGTTCATATACAGCTGATGTCGAAGCAGCAGACCTTACGGATTTAACAACAGCTTCCATCGCATTCAAAATTGACGTAGCAAGCATCGACACACGTAACGAAGATCGCGAAAATCATTTGAAATCAGCCGACTTTTTTGATGTGGAGAACTATCCAACAATCGATTTCAAATCCACAAGCATCACTCGCGATGGCGATGATTACAAAGTAACTGGCGATCTGACAATCAAGGACGTAACAAAACCAGTCACATTCGACGTGGAATACGGCGGCAAAGGCACAAACCCATGGGGCGTCGAAGTGTACGGTTTCGAAGCTGAAGCAAAAGTGAACCGCGAAGAATTCGGTCTTACATGGAATGCCACACTAGAAACAGGCGGCGTTCTTGTCGGTAAAGACATTAAGATCAAGGTTGAACTAGAAGTGAATCCAGCAGCTTAA
- the bacA gene encoding undecaprenyl-diphosphate phosphatase, producing the protein MDIIIGLILGLVEGLTEFAPVSSTGHMILVGHLLGFEGTIRVTTFEVIVQLGSILAVVFVFWKRILSILGLHKLGNDNNQQLGKLRYTHILIGILPFFILGAFFYSLIKSLFSAQIVVISLIAGGILMLLAETYKKNSPTATTLDQVTYKQALGMGLFQCLALVPGFSRMGATLSGGLLIGMNHRTASEFSFIMAIPIMFAASGKDLLENWNYLSVNDLPLFLTGFFTAFLVALIAIRFFLNLINKIKLVPFAIYRFVLAIVFWIFIL; encoded by the coding sequence ATGGATATTATTATTGGATTGATTTTGGGCCTTGTAGAGGGACTTACAGAGTTTGCTCCAGTATCCTCTACTGGCCATATGATTTTGGTAGGCCACTTATTAGGATTTGAGGGGACAATAAGAGTAACAACCTTCGAGGTAATAGTACAACTAGGCTCTATACTTGCAGTCGTATTTGTTTTTTGGAAACGAATATTAAGCATTCTCGGTCTACATAAGCTTGGGAATGATAATAATCAACAGTTAGGAAAGTTAAGGTATACCCATATACTAATAGGAATCCTTCCATTCTTTATACTAGGTGCCTTTTTTTATAGCTTAATAAAAAGCCTATTCTCCGCCCAAATAGTTGTAATATCTCTTATCGCGGGTGGCATCTTAATGTTACTAGCAGAGACTTATAAGAAAAATTCACCTACTGCTACTACCTTAGATCAAGTAACATATAAACAGGCACTTGGAATGGGGTTATTTCAATGTTTAGCACTAGTTCCTGGATTCTCTAGGATGGGAGCAACTTTGTCTGGTGGGCTGCTAATAGGTATGAACCATCGAACTGCTTCAGAATTTAGTTTTATAATGGCTATACCTATAATGTTTGCAGCTTCTGGTAAAGATTTATTGGAGAATTGGAACTATCTTAGCGTTAATGACTTGCCATTATTTTTAACAGGATTTTTTACTGCTTTCTTAGTAGCACTAATTGCTATAAGGTTTTTCCTGAATCTTATTAATAAGATTAAATTAGTGCCGTTTGCAATATATCGGTTTGTATTAGCTATTGTATTCTGGATATTTATTCTCTAA
- a CDS encoding GNAT family N-acetyltransferase, with protein sequence MQKIHKPWIKLKENIDDEDYKVINELQDRCLQTDQIALKLELDYKVGVRGDSSKGVQDINEYLYFDGELLIGYIGICSFGGPLEVNGMVHPEYRCQGVFTKLFELVIAEWRRRSSGSLLLLSDRNSESGQQFIATTGAQYKHSEYEMYLKKDVPVTTTDQLTGIVFRKAANADAKEIARQNAIYFNDEEEVNADDMPLPEVEEKRGMTSYLVEKEGVIIGKVNLQLTSKLGAIFGLGVLPEHRRKGYGRALLLLAIKKLKEANAQEIMLQVASENSNALDLYKSCGFEETSTMDYFELRS encoded by the coding sequence GTGCAAAAAATACATAAACCGTGGATTAAACTTAAGGAAAACATTGACGATGAGGATTATAAAGTAATCAACGAACTTCAGGACCGGTGCCTTCAAACAGATCAAATCGCTCTGAAACTGGAGCTTGATTATAAGGTTGGGGTCAGGGGTGACAGCAGCAAGGGTGTTCAGGATATCAACGAGTATTTGTACTTTGATGGGGAGCTGTTGATTGGCTATATCGGGATTTGCAGCTTTGGCGGTCCGTTGGAAGTGAATGGGATGGTGCATCCTGAGTACCGGTGCCAGGGTGTATTCACCAAGCTGTTTGAGTTGGTCATCGCGGAATGGAGGCGCAGGAGTTCAGGCAGCCTGCTATTGTTAAGTGACCGCAACTCAGAATCGGGCCAGCAATTCATTGCAACAACTGGTGCACAATACAAGCATTCTGAATATGAGATGTATTTGAAAAAAGATGTTCCGGTTACGACTACAGACCAGCTGACGGGCATTGTCTTCCGGAAAGCTGCGAATGCGGACGCGAAGGAAATCGCCCGACAGAACGCGATTTATTTTAACGATGAAGAAGAAGTCAACGCAGATGACATGCCACTGCCTGAGGTAGAGGAAAAGCGGGGGATGACTTCTTATCTTGTTGAAAAAGAAGGGGTAATCATCGGGAAAGTGAATTTGCAGCTGACCTCGAAACTAGGTGCCATCTTTGGTCTCGGTGTACTGCCGGAACACCGGCGCAAGGGGTACGGAAGAGCGCTTCTTTTGCTTGCTATTAAAAAGCTGAAGGAAGCTAACGCTCAGGAAATCATGCTGCAGGTAGCTTCGGAAAACTCAAATGCGCTCGACCTTTATAAGTCTTGCGGGTTTGAAGAGACATCTACTATGGATTATTTTGAGTTGAGATCATAA
- a CDS encoding DoxX family protein, which produces MFAKWLRENNVAAGILTVIRVWLGYNWMTAGWGKLTGEGFDASGYLKNAVANPVKGPDGNMVYGWYVNFLENFAIPNVDLFNFIVPLGEFLVGLGLILGTLTTAAMFFGLVMNFSFFLAGTVSHNPTDIFFGFIILFAGYNAGKYGLDRWVVPFIRKTVFKRGEEVTRNVA; this is translated from the coding sequence ATGTTTGCTAAGTGGTTAAGAGAAAACAATGTTGCTGCTGGTATATTGACTGTCATTAGGGTATGGCTTGGATACAACTGGATGACTGCTGGGTGGGGCAAATTGACAGGTGAAGGCTTCGACGCTTCTGGATACTTAAAGAATGCGGTGGCGAACCCTGTAAAAGGCCCGGATGGAAACATGGTGTATGGCTGGTATGTGAATTTCCTTGAAAACTTTGCGATTCCGAACGTCGATTTGTTCAACTTCATCGTGCCGCTAGGAGAATTCCTTGTGGGTCTTGGGTTAATTCTGGGAACACTGACAACTGCTGCAATGTTCTTCGGTCTAGTGATGAACTTCAGCTTCTTCTTAGCTGGAACAGTATCTCACAATCCAACTGACATCTTCTTCGGATTCATCATCCTGTTCGCAGGCTACAACGCAGGCAAATACGGTTTAGACCGCTGGGTGGTACCATTCATCCGCAAAACTGTTTTCAAGCGAGGAGAAGAAGTCACTCGTAACGTCGCTTAA
- a CDS encoding YhcN/YlaJ family sporulation lipoprotein — translation MKKSIILAGCAVFTLGLAGCGANNNAADDNGEQQVQISQVRRGPATEENKLQLADRAERQVEQMPEVDDARVIITENNAYVAVRLATDNNGNADVNDALDGNGRTFAENGRVDQDDNPAGNDGIIDGHGDAGDETNRNTARGNGLEREIEQKVRQSQRGLDKVYVSVDDNAFDWMGTFADDIRNNRNRDGLFDDFRNSMGNFFGR, via the coding sequence ATGAAAAAATCAATAATCCTCGCAGGCTGTGCTGTTTTTACCCTTGGGCTGGCTGGATGCGGAGCGAATAACAATGCAGCCGACGACAACGGCGAACAGCAAGTCCAAATTTCCCAGGTTCGACGTGGTCCTGCTACAGAAGAAAACAAATTGCAGCTGGCAGATCGCGCAGAACGACAGGTTGAACAGATGCCAGAAGTAGACGACGCTCGTGTCATCATCACGGAGAATAATGCGTATGTTGCCGTAAGACTGGCGACCGATAATAACGGCAATGCTGACGTCAATGATGCTTTGGATGGAAACGGCAGAACGTTCGCAGAAAATGGCCGAGTAGACCAAGATGATAACCCTGCAGGAAACGACGGAATCATCGACGGCCATGGTGATGCCGGAGATGAAACAAACAGAAACACTGCTCGTGGAAATGGATTGGAACGAGAAATTGAACAAAAGGTCCGCCAATCTCAAAGAGGGCTCGACAAGGTATATGTCTCTGTAGACGATAACGCCTTTGACTGGATGGGTACATTTGCTGATGATATCCGCAATAACAGAAACAGAGACGGTCTATTTGATGACTTCAGAAACTCAA